In Primulina huaijiensis isolate GDHJ02 chromosome 4, ASM1229523v2, whole genome shotgun sequence, a genomic segment contains:
- the LOC140975162 gene encoding uncharacterized protein — protein sequence MFFACRSSKFKQPFQIRGKLNISRLLSSACSETEISRIVSIINDHPYPDQPLLPTLRCEIPAAVLSTPFIEKILGSLFAAHSNGLKAYEFFKYCLQNDLYVPSSDAFEKTLHILTRMRYFSKAWELIEDIKQTHPSLITLKSMSIILSRIAKFQSYEEALDAFEKMETNIFRGKRFGTNEFNVLLRAFCTQRQMKEAQSVFSKMHMRYAPNIKTMNILLLGFKESGDVTAVELFYHEMVRRGFTPNSVTYNIRIDAYCKKGHFGDALRLFEEMERVSCLPTLETITTLIHGAGLARNSTKAKQLFDDITKRNLQPDTGAYNACMSSLIRTRDVISAATLMEEMETRGIAHDNITYHTMFLGLMRSKGIDGVIQLYSKMLEKNFVPKTRTVVMLMKIFCENGRVDLGLDLWNYLMNKGHCPHGHALDLLVTGLCSQGRVEEAFDCCKQMLVRGRRVSELVFEMLKRFLVQMEEFDRLGELENMIKRLKFLLPPSSKIL from the coding sequence ATGTTCTTCGCTTGCAGAAGTAGTAAATTTAAACAACCTTTTCAAATTCGTGGAAAGCTGAACATTTCTAGGCTTCTTTCGTCTGCGTGTTCAGAAACGGAAATTTCAAGAATTGTGAGCATTATTAATGACCATCCTTATCCCGACCAGCCATTACTTCCCACTCTTCGGTGTGAAATCCCCGCCGCTGTCTTGTCAACCCCTTTCATTGAAAAGATTCTTGGTAGCTTGTTTGCTGCGCATTCAAATGGTCTCAAGGCTTatgaatttttcaaatattgTCTTCAAAATGACTTGTACGTTCCAAGTTCAGATGCTTTTGAGAAGACCCTCCATATACTTACACGTATGCGCTACTTCAGCAAAGCTTGGGAGCTAATTGAAGATATCAAGCAGACTCACCCTTCGTTGATCACCCTCAAGTCGATGAGCATCATTTTATCAAGGATCGCAAAATTCCAATCATATGAGGAAGCTCTAGATGCGTTTGAGAAAATGGAGACAAATATATTCCGTGGCAAAAGATTTGGTACGAACGAGTTCAACGTACTTCTTCGAGCATTTTGCACTCAGCGACAGATGAAAGAAGCACAATCGGTGTTCAGCAAGATGCATATGCGATATGCTCCCAACATCAAGACCATGAATATCTTGCTGTTGGGGTTCAAGGAATCAGGTGATGTTACTGCAGTGGAGTTGTTCTATCATGAGATGGTTCGAAGAGGTTTTACGCCCAACAGTGTTACATACAACATTAGGATCGATGCATATTGTAAGAAAGGGCATTTTGGTGATGCTCTTAGACTTTTTGAAGAGATGGAGCGTGTTAGTTGTTTGCCCACATTAGAAACCATCACCACGTTGATACATGGAGCAGGGTTGGCTAGGAATAGTACCAAGGCTAAGCAATTGTTTGATGACATTACCAAGAGAAATCTACAGCCCGATACAGGGGCGTATAATGCTTGCATGAGTTCCCTCATCAGAACAAGGGATGTCATCTCCGCTGCGACCTTAATGGAAGAGATGGAAACGAGAGGCATCGCGCACgacaatatcacatatcatactaTGTTCTTGGGATTAATGAGGTCAAAGGGTATCGATGGTGTCATCCAACTTTACTCAAAAATGCTCGAGAAAAACTTCGTGCCAAAAACAAGGACGGTCGTTATGTTGATGAAAATTTTCTGCGAGAATGGTAGAGTTGATCTTGGTTTGGATTTATGGAACTACTTGATGAATAAAGGGCATTGTCCACATGGCCATGCTCTTGACCTTCTTGTAACGGGGCTATGTTCCCAAGGACGAGTCGAAGAGGCGTTTGATTGTTGCAAGCAGATGCTTGTGAGAGGTAGGCGTGTGTCTGAGCTAGTGTTTGAGATGCTCAAGAGATTTTTGGTGCAAATGGAAGAGTTCGATAGATTAGGTGAACTTGAGAACATGATAAAGAGATTAAAATTCTTGTTGCCTCCTTCCTCCAAAATATTATAG
- the LOC140975160 gene encoding protein WHAT'S THIS FACTOR 1 homolog, chloroplastic, producing the protein MGSILPTSCKRWNVYTYSKIFSLHLGRRFSLWSMKKDPDLESALSRNRRWIVNNQIKNVILRCPDQAVPIDFLQKKSKSLDLQGKVLNWLKKYPCCFEVYRKDDEYFCRLTKQMKFLVEEEESVKDSQEPVFVKRLAKLLMMSTNQRLNVVKINELKRNFGFPDDYLLRIVPKYSDMFRVVNYGGKRSAMEIELTSWNQNFAVSSIEKLAQKEGHDPCFSCSLPSTWIKSLERFQEFNSTPYISPYTELKDLVADSNEMIKRTVGLVHELLSLTLWKKASIVKLGHFRREFCLPEKLNVLLLKHPGIFYVSNKYQIYTVLLREAYSGSELVEKDPLVIVKEKFGDLMQDGLHEYNRRHCAMNLEKRRNKGFVPVKVSEVDDEGGNLGGILDAEERKRFYKVLFDDHS; encoded by the coding sequence ATGGGTAGCATACTTCCTACAAGCTGCAAACGTTGGAATGTCTATACGTACAGCAAAATCTTCAGTCTTCATCTTGGAAGAAGATTTTCGTTGTGGTCCATGAAGAAAGATCCAGATCTTGAGTCGGCATTGTCTCGAAACCGCAGATGGATAGTGAATAATCAGATCAAGAATGTAATCCTTAGATGCCCTGATCAAGCCGTGCCTATTGATTTCCTTCAGAAGAAATCCAAAAGCCTCGATCTTCAGGGAAAAGTTCTAAATTGGCTTAAAAAATACCCCTGCTGCTTTGAAGTGTATCGCAAGGATGATGAGTATTTCTGTCGACTAACAAAACAGATGAAATTCTTAGTTGAGGAGGAAGAATCTGTCAAGGATTCACAGGAGCCAGTTTTTGTGAAGCGGTTGGCAAAGTTGTTGATGATGAGCACCAATCAGAGGCTTAATGTCGTGAAAATAAATGAATTGAAGAGAAATTTTGGATTTCCAGATGACTACTTGCTTAGAATTGTGCCAAAGTATTCCGATATGTTTCGAGTTGTCAATTATGGGGGGAAGCGAAGTGCAATGGAGATCGAGCTCACATCTTGGAACCAAAATTTTGCAGTTTCTAGCATTGAAAAACTAGCACAAAAAGAGGGTCATGACCCGTGCTTTTCGTGTTCTTTGCCTTCTACATGGATAAAATCGTTGGAACGGTTTCAAGAGTTCAATTCCACTCCATATATCTCCCCTTATACAGAACTCAAAGACTTGGTGGCGGATTCaaatgaaatgataaaaagaacAGTTGGTTTGGTGCATGAGTTACTATCACTTACATTGTGGAAGAAAGCTTCAATTGTCAAATTAGGCCATTTTAGGAGAGAGTTTTGCTTGCCTGAGAAACTGAATGTTTTGCTGTTAAAGCATCCCGGTATATTCTATGTTTCAAACAAATACCAAATTTACACTGTTCTTCTTCGAGAAGCGTACAGTGGGTCAGAGCTTGTTGAAAAGGATCCACTCGTTATTGTGAAGGAAAAATTTGGAGACTTGATGCAGGATGGGCTACACGAATATAATCGGAGGCACTGTGCAATGAATCTAGAAAAGAGGAGGAATAAAGGGTTTGTACCAGTTAAAGTTTCAGAAGTAGATGATGAAGGAGGTAATCTTGGTGGCATTCTTGATGCAGAAGAGAGGAAAAGATTCTATAAAGTTCTCTTTGATGACCATTCTTGA
- the LOC140975860 gene encoding protein IRX15-LIKE-like translates to MTYNELNAIASVLHQCHDPCNFLVFGLTHETLLWNSLNHNGVTVFIDQSSFLVSQLEGKHLNIEAYDVRFTTRVSDLYDLIDLYKEKVRDECRPVQNLLFSDCELAVNDMPNHIYDIEWDVILVDGPSGYSSEAPGRMSAIFTAGVLARNKKDRAKKTHVFVHDAGREVERVCSFEFLCKENLVKCVDSLAHFAVERMESNLFEFCANSISSSFEELATSDDFFDGEE, encoded by the coding sequence ATGACTTACAACGAGCTAAACGCTATCGCCTCGGTCCTCCACCAATGCCACGACCCTTGTAACTTCCTAGTTTTCGGCCTCACACATGAAACCCTCCTCTGGAACTCACTCAACCACAACGGTGTCACGGTTTTCATTGATCAAAGCTCGTTCTTGGTATCTCAACTCGAAGGGAAACACCTGAACATCGAAGCATACGACGTTAGGTTCACCACGCGTGTCAGTGACTTATACGACCTGATCgacctatataaagagaaggtCAGGGACGAATGCAGGCCGGTGCAAAACCTTCTGTTCTCGGACTGCGAACTGGCTGTAAACGACATGCCAAACCATATATACGACATCGAATGGGACGTGATTTTGGTCGACGGGCCGAGCGGGTACTCGTCGGAAGCGCCGGGGAGAATGTCTGCTATATTCACTGCCGGAGTTTTGGCCAGGAACAAGAAAGATCGTGCTAAGAAAACACACGTTTTCGTGCACGATGCGGGGAGAGAAGTCGAAAGGGTTTGTAGTTTCGAGTTCTTATGCAAAGAAAATCTGGTCAAGTGTGTGGATTCATTAGCACATTTTGCGGTGGAAAGAATGGAGTCTAACTTGTTTGAGTTTTGTGCCAACTCCATTTCCTCAAGTTTTGAAGAACTTGCTACATCAGATGATTTTTTCGATGGTGAAGAATAA
- the LOC140975161 gene encoding fructose-1,6-bisphosphatase, cytosolic has protein sequence MDHEADAHRTDLMTITRYVLNEQSKHPESRGDFTILLSHIVLGCKFVCSCVNKAGLAKLIGLAGETNIQGEEQKKLDVLSNEVFIKALVSSGRTCILVSEEDEEATFVESSKRGKYCVVFDPLDGSSNIDCGVSIGTIFGIYMMKDGGEPTIQDVLQPGKDMLAAGYCMYGSSCTLVLSTGTGVNGFTLDPSLGEFILTHPNIKIPKKGKIYSVNEGNAKNWDAPTLKYVEKCKFPEDGSPSKSLRYIGSMVADVHRTLLYGGIFLYPADKKSPNGKLRVLYEVFPMSFLMEQAGGQAFTGKQRALDLIPKTIHERSPIFLGSSDDIEEIKALYAAEEPKNISS, from the exons ATGGATCACGAGGCGGATGCTCACCGGACGGATTTGATGACAATAACCAGATACGTCTTGAATGAGCAGTCTAAGCATCCGGAGTCTCGCGGGGACTTCACCATCTTGCTCAGTCATATTGTTCTTGGATGCAAGTTCGTTTGCTCTTGTGTTAACAAG GCAGGTTTGGCCAAACTTATAGGGCTTGCTGGAGAAACCAATATACAG GGCGAAGAGCAAAAGAAACTTGATGTGCTTTCAAATGAAGTTTTCATCAAGGCACTAGTCAGCAGTGGCCGAACT TGTATCCTTGTCTCTGAGGAAGATGAAGAGGCAACTTTTGTGGAGTCATCTAAACGTGGAAA atattgtgttgtttttgaCCCATTGGATGGATCCTCCAATATTGACTGTGGCGTCTCTATAGGAACT ATATTTGGGATTTACATGATGAAAGATGGAGGTGAACCAACTATCCAAGATGTTTTGCAGCCAGGGAAGGATATGTTAGCTGCAGGATACTGCATGTACGGAAGCTCTTGCACG CTCGTGCTGAGCACTGGAACTGGAGTCAATGGATTCACACTTGATCCTTCTCTTGGAGAGTTCATACTGACTCATCCAAATATTAAG ATTCCgaagaaaggaaaaatatattcaGTCAATGAAGGAAATGCCAAGAACTGGGACGCTCCAACATTAAA GTATGTAGAAAAATGTAAGTTCCCTGAAGATGGCTCGCCATCCAAGTCTCTAAGATACATCGGAAG TATGGTTGCTGATGTCCATCGCACTTTACTTTATGGAGGCATCTTCTTGTATCCGGCTGACAAGAAAAGCCCGAATGGGAAACTGCG GGTGCTGTATGAAGTTTTCCCAATGTCATTCTTGATGGAACAAGCAGGAGGACAGGCATTTACTGGCAAGCAGAGG GCACTTGATTTGATTCCTAAGACCATACACGAGCGCTCGCCGATATTTCTGGGTAGCTCTGATGACATCGAGGAGATCAAGGCCTTGTATGCTGCTGAAGAACCAAAAAATATCAGTTCATAA